The Natrarchaeobius halalkaliphilus DNA segment ACAACTGGATGGACCTGGCCGTTGGCGAAGAGATCGACGACGAAGAGTACACCGCGATCGCTACCGAACTCATCGGCGTCCACGGCAGCCTATACGACGGGTTCAAACAGGCCGCGATCCACGGCGAAGAGGCGCTTTCGGACACCGATCTCTCGGCCGACGAGATCGATGCGATCGTCGAAACCGCTCGCGAAAACGTCTCGGTACCGTACGTCACCGTCACCGGCTACGTCGACCTCGAGAACCCCTCACCATCCGGCGTCGACGGCATCCGCAAGGCGCTCGAAGCGGGACAGGGCAACGGCGACATTCCCGACGAGATCGATCTCGAGGTGAGCTACGTCGGTGCACCGGAGTACCGGATCAAAGTCAAGGCACCGAACTACAAGACCGCCGAATCCCAGCTCGAAGCGAGCGCGGACCGCGCGGTCACCACCATCGAGAGCCACGGTGGCGAAGGCGAGTTCCACCGAGAGCGACGGACCGACGACGAGTAACGAGACATGAAGTCGGATATTCGGGTGTGTTCGGCGTGGCGAGACCGACACGAGCGCCCGGTATACTCCCTGTCTTCTACCTGTCCCGTCTGTGACGCGGACACCGAAAACAGCGCCCCGGCACCGTTCGATCCCACCGACGCCTACGGCGAGTACCGACGCGCTCTTAAACGTCGCAGTCGCTGATACGGTATGGACGAACTCGAGATCGACGCAGTCGCCGAGGTCGACCTGGACGACCCCGTCCTCGTCGAGGGATTGCCGGGCGTCGGTCACGTCGGAAAGCTCGCAGTCGATCACTTCCTCGAGGAACTCGAAGACGAGAGCACGCTCGTTCGACGCATTTACTCACAGGAGTTCCCCCCGCAGGTGAGCATCGAAGACGGTGTTTCGGAGCTTACCTGTGCGGAGCTCTACGCCGTCTCCGTGCCGGACGGACGCGACTTGCTCTTGTTGACGGGTGACCACCAGGCACAGACCAACGAGGGTCACTACCTGCTGACCGATGCCTTCCTCGACGTCGCCCAGGAGTTCGGTGCCTCGGAGCTGTACGCACTCGGTGGCGTTCCGACCGGCGAGCT contains these protein-coding regions:
- a CDS encoding translation initiation factor IF-2 subunit alpha: MKFSGWPDAGELVVGKIDEIEDFGVFVDLEEYEDKRGLIHISEVASGWIKNVRDHVREGQIVVCKVLDVDEGHEQIDLSLKDVNDHQRSEKIQQWKNEQKADNWMDLAVGEEIDDEEYTAIATELIGVHGSLYDGFKQAAIHGEEALSDTDLSADEIDAIVETARENVSVPYVTVTGYVDLENPSPSGVDGIRKALEAGQGNGDIPDEIDLEVSYVGAPEYRIKVKAPNYKTAESQLEASADRAVTTIESHGGEGEFHRERRTDDE
- a CDS encoding RNA-protein complex protein Nop10: MKSDIRVCSAWRDRHERPVYSLSSTCPVCDADTENSAPAPFDPTDAYGEYRRALKRRSR
- a CDS encoding proteasome assembly chaperone family protein, which encodes MDELEIDAVAEVDLDDPVLVEGLPGVGHVGKLAVDHFLEELEDESTLVRRIYSQEFPPQVSIEDGVSELTCAELYAVSVPDGRDLLLLTGDHQAQTNEGHYLLTDAFLDVAQEFGASELYALGGVPTGELIDEYAVVGAVSHEPMLAELEGDGVEFREDEPAGGIVGVSGLLLGLGERRGFEAACLMGETSGYLVDPKSARAVLEVLEARLDIELDYESLDERADEMEDVIGKIQEMEQQQQGMEMPTDDDLRYIG